A genomic stretch from Skermanella mucosa includes:
- a CDS encoding ABC transporter substrate-binding protein, protein MISRTRFLGLLAATMLAGTTTVHAQTRLTIATVNNGDMIVMQKLSSRFEQQNPDIKLDWVVLEENVLRQRVTTDIATKGGQYDVLTIGTYEVPIWAKQGWLKKFDDLPAGYDTEDVLKPVREGLSHENTLYALPFYGESSMTYFRTDLVEKAGMTMPEQPTYDQIKEIAAKIHDPANQVYGICLRGKPGWGENMALISTMVNTFGGRWFDMDWKPMIDSPEWTQAVGFYIDLLKNYGPPGASSNGFNENLAMFSNGQCGIWIDATVAAGMLFNPQTSKVSDKLGFAQAPVASWPKGSNWLWSWALAVPESSQKEEAAKKFVTWATSKEYIQLVGETEGWVSVPPGTRTSTYETKQYVEAAPFARFVLKAIESTDPINTTQEPKPYVGVQFVGIPEFQAIGTQTGQTMAAALTGQMKLDQALKTAQSAAQRAVRQAGYAK, encoded by the coding sequence ATGATCAGCAGGACCCGGTTTCTCGGGCTTCTCGCGGCGACCATGCTTGCGGGAACCACCACCGTCCATGCGCAGACCCGGCTGACGATCGCGACCGTCAACAACGGCGACATGATCGTGATGCAGAAGCTGTCCAGCCGCTTCGAGCAGCAGAATCCCGACATCAAGCTGGATTGGGTGGTGCTGGAGGAGAACGTGCTGCGCCAGCGCGTCACCACCGACATCGCGACCAAGGGCGGCCAGTACGACGTGCTGACCATCGGAACCTACGAGGTGCCGATCTGGGCGAAGCAGGGCTGGCTAAAGAAATTCGACGACCTGCCCGCCGGCTACGACACCGAGGATGTGCTGAAGCCGGTGCGGGAGGGCCTGTCCCACGAGAATACCCTCTACGCCCTGCCGTTCTACGGCGAGAGCTCGATGACCTATTTCCGGACCGACCTGGTCGAGAAGGCCGGCATGACCATGCCGGAGCAGCCGACCTACGACCAGATCAAGGAGATCGCCGCCAAGATCCACGACCCGGCCAACCAGGTCTACGGCATCTGCCTGCGCGGCAAGCCGGGCTGGGGCGAGAACATGGCGCTGATCAGCACCATGGTGAACACCTTCGGCGGACGCTGGTTCGACATGGACTGGAAGCCCATGATCGACAGTCCGGAATGGACCCAGGCGGTAGGCTTCTACATCGACCTGCTGAAGAATTACGGCCCGCCGGGCGCCAGCAGCAACGGCTTCAACGAGAACCTGGCGATGTTCTCCAACGGGCAATGCGGCATCTGGATCGACGCCACGGTCGCCGCCGGCATGCTGTTCAATCCGCAGACGTCCAAGGTCTCGGACAAGCTCGGTTTCGCCCAGGCCCCCGTCGCCTCCTGGCCGAAGGGCTCCAACTGGCTGTGGTCCTGGGCGCTTGCCGTCCCGGAATCCTCCCAGAAGGAGGAAGCCGCGAAGAAGTTCGTCACCTGGGCCACGTCCAAGGAATACATCCAGCTGGTCGGCGAGACGGAAGGCTGGGTCTCCGTGCCGCCGGGCACCCGCACCTCGACCTATGAGACCAAGCAATATGTCGAGGCGGCGCCCTTCGCCAGGTTCGTCCTGAAGGCGATCGAGTCCACCGACCCGATCAACACGACCCAGGAGCCCAAGCCCTATGTCGGCGTGCAGTTCGTCGGCATTCCCGAGTTCCAGGCGATCGGCACCCAGACCGGCCAGACCATGGCGGCGGCCCTGACCGGCCAGATGAAGCTCGACCAGGCGCTGAAGACGGCCCAATCCGCCGCCCAGCGGGCGGTCCGGCAAGCCGGCTACGCGAAGTAG
- a CDS encoding sugar-binding transcriptional regulator: MAARDGNSTNRKLDLAARAAWLYYIRGRTQDEIAAELNVSRQNAQRLVALATAEGLIKFRMDYPITECVEMAERLRDRFELVFCDIVPGERREETSLAGIAISAAERIESYLSSKAPAVLALGTGRTLRAAIAQVSAMERPQHKIVSLVGNLTRDGRASPYDVAMRLCDKTGAQCYPLPTPVVADDVEERKLLQSQRWYKTVSSLVRQVKASFMGIGEIGWGSPLHVDGFITDRELADLVSAHAVGEMLGWAFDQNGELLTTTFNERLTAPPLVVPAAAPTIIMGAGSAKVPAIRAALRGRLANGLITDETTAAQVLALD; this comes from the coding sequence GTGGCGGCACGGGACGGCAACAGCACCAACCGAAAGCTGGATCTGGCCGCGCGGGCAGCCTGGCTCTACTATATCCGCGGCCGCACCCAGGACGAGATCGCCGCCGAATTGAACGTGTCGCGCCAGAACGCCCAGCGGCTGGTGGCGCTGGCCACCGCCGAGGGGCTGATCAAGTTCCGCATGGATTACCCGATCACCGAATGTGTCGAGATGGCCGAGCGCCTGCGCGACCGTTTCGAGCTGGTGTTCTGCGACATCGTGCCGGGTGAACGGCGCGAGGAAACGTCGCTTGCCGGGATCGCGATCAGCGCCGCCGAGCGGATCGAGAGCTACCTGTCGAGCAAGGCTCCCGCCGTGCTGGCGCTCGGCACCGGACGCACCCTGCGGGCGGCGATTGCGCAGGTCTCCGCCATGGAAAGGCCGCAGCACAAGATCGTCTCCCTGGTGGGCAACCTGACGCGCGACGGGCGGGCCAGCCCCTACGACGTCGCCATGAGGCTGTGCGACAAAACCGGGGCGCAATGCTATCCCCTGCCGACCCCGGTGGTTGCCGACGATGTCGAGGAGCGGAAGCTGCTGCAATCCCAGCGCTGGTACAAGACGGTCAGTTCGCTGGTTCGTCAGGTGAAGGCGTCCTTCATGGGGATCGGCGAGATCGGCTGGGGCTCGCCCCTGCATGTGGACGGCTTCATCACCGACCGGGAGTTGGCCGACCTGGTCAGCGCCCATGCCGTGGGCGAAATGCTGGGCTGGGCGTTCGACCAGAACGGCGAGTTGTTGACGACCACCTTCAACGAGCGCCTGACCGCTCCGCCGCTGGTGGTTCCGGCCGCCGCCCCGACCATCATCATGGGGGCGGGTTCCGCCAAGGTCCCCGCGATCCGGGCCGCCCTCCGCGGCCGCCTTGCCAATGGCCTGATCACGGACGAGACGACGGCGGCACAGGTCCTCGCCCTGGACTGA
- a CDS encoding sugar O-acetyltransferase codes for MSGTDGRSEKEKMLAGDLYRAVGPELAADNLRADRLMRAYNATGADETERRSAILTDLLGHKGDDVVVRPPFYCDYGYNIRLGRGTFINFGAVLLDVVGIEIGENCQIGTFVQIVTADHPRDPELRRQGYESGVPIRIGRNVWIGSGAIILPGVSIGDDAVVGAGSVVTRDVPAGATVVGNPAKPPARKV; via the coding sequence ATGTCTGGCACCGACGGACGGAGCGAGAAGGAAAAGATGCTTGCGGGTGATCTTTACCGCGCGGTCGGCCCGGAGCTTGCGGCCGACAATCTGCGGGCGGACCGGCTGATGCGCGCCTACAATGCCACCGGTGCCGACGAGACCGAGCGGCGCAGCGCGATCCTGACCGACCTTCTCGGCCACAAGGGCGACGATGTCGTCGTGCGCCCGCCTTTCTACTGCGACTACGGCTACAATATCCGGCTCGGTCGCGGGACCTTCATCAATTTCGGGGCCGTGCTGCTCGACGTGGTCGGCATCGAGATCGGCGAGAACTGTCAGATCGGCACTTTCGTGCAGATCGTCACGGCCGACCATCCGCGCGATCCCGAACTGCGGCGGCAGGGCTACGAGAGCGGCGTGCCGATCAGGATCGGGCGGAACGTCTGGATCGGCAGCGGCGCCATCATCCTGCCGGGCGTCTCCATCGGCGACGATGCCGTCGTCGGCGCCGGCAGCGTGGTCACGCGGGACGTGCCGGCGGGAGCCACCGTCGTCGGCAATCCTGCCAAGCCCCCCGCCCGCAAGGTATGA
- a CDS encoding LysR family transcriptional regulator — translation MAEPFRNLAWDDFRLVKAIADAKGLPSAAQQLGINHSTVFRRLRQIETALGTPLFERHRLGYVATAAGEEMVALATRLDDDITAFTRKVSGREPSPAGELRVTTNDSLLVHLLTPLFALFLEQCPDMRLDVVLSNQPLNLSKRDADVAIRATDNPPETLVGRRAARIAWALYGRAADFPVPGAADADMLRRRAWVSLGEDMAGMKVVRRVRDNVPPERIAYRTNSVLGLGEAVEAGIGVAYLPCLIADVRPALVRLAPPDPELSADLWLLTHPDLRHAPRVRVFLDFMAAEIAKRRRVIEGTGLPVGQAER, via the coding sequence ATGGCCGAACCGTTCAGGAACCTGGCGTGGGACGACTTCCGGCTGGTCAAGGCCATAGCGGACGCCAAGGGGTTGCCATCCGCCGCCCAGCAACTCGGCATCAATCATTCGACGGTGTTCCGGCGCCTGCGCCAGATCGAGACGGCGCTGGGCACCCCGCTGTTCGAGCGGCACAGGCTCGGCTATGTCGCGACGGCGGCGGGAGAGGAGATGGTGGCCCTGGCCACACGCCTGGACGACGACATCACCGCCTTCACCCGGAAGGTGTCCGGCCGCGAACCGTCGCCGGCGGGCGAACTGCGGGTCACGACCAACGATTCCCTGCTCGTCCATCTATTGACGCCGCTGTTCGCCCTGTTCCTGGAGCAGTGCCCCGACATGCGGCTGGACGTCGTGCTCAGCAACCAGCCGCTCAACCTGTCGAAGCGCGATGCCGACGTGGCGATCCGGGCGACCGACAATCCGCCGGAAACGCTGGTCGGCCGCCGTGCCGCCCGCATCGCCTGGGCGCTCTACGGCAGGGCGGCCGATTTCCCGGTTCCCGGTGCGGCCGACGCCGACATGCTCCGCCGCAGGGCCTGGGTTTCGCTGGGCGAGGATATGGCGGGCATGAAGGTGGTCCGGCGCGTGCGCGACAACGTGCCGCCGGAGCGGATCGCCTATCGTACCAACTCGGTGCTGGGGCTGGGGGAGGCGGTCGAGGCCGGCATCGGGGTGGCGTATCTGCCGTGCCTGATCGCCGACGTGCGGCCGGCGCTGGTCCGGCTGGCGCCTCCCGACCCGGAGCTTTCGGCCGACCTCTGGCTGCTGACCCATCCCGATCTCCGGCACGCGCCGCGCGTCCGCGTCTTCCTGGACTTCATGGCCGCCGAGATCGCGAAGCGGCGCCGTGTGATCGAGGGGACCGGCCTGCCTGTCGGGCAGGCCGAGCGATGA
- a CDS encoding ring-cleaving dioxygenase, whose product MGSVANRNGIHHVTAIAGSTHRNLDFYGRTLGLRLVKKTVNFDDPGTYHFYYGDEVGQPGSILTFFPWDHAAPGRLGIGETQETVFRVPEQSLGFWTHRLIERGVRHEAPEKRFGETVLPFRDPDGMRLALAAVPGIVTEAAWAGGEVPAEHAIRGFHGVSLLLKEEAPTGAILTDVLGFDRVGQEGSVVRFKAEGTPVGGIVDIRVAGGFLPARMGAGSVHHVAFRATDDAAQAAMVSQLAGNHGICTTEQKDRNYFRSVYFREPGGVLFEIATDEPGFAVDEPATELGRSLKLPDFLEPRRASIEAVLPEVA is encoded by the coding sequence ATGGGCTCTGTTGCGAACCGGAACGGAATTCATCATGTCACGGCGATCGCGGGATCGACGCATCGCAACCTGGACTTCTACGGCCGTACTCTCGGGCTGCGGCTGGTCAAGAAGACGGTCAACTTCGACGACCCGGGAACCTATCACTTCTATTACGGCGACGAGGTCGGCCAACCCGGATCGATACTGACCTTCTTCCCATGGGACCATGCGGCGCCCGGCCGGCTGGGCATCGGGGAAACCCAGGAGACCGTGTTCCGGGTTCCCGAGCAGTCCCTGGGCTTCTGGACCCATAGGCTGATCGAACGCGGCGTGCGCCACGAGGCCCCGGAGAAGCGCTTCGGCGAGACGGTGCTGCCGTTCCGCGATCCCGACGGCATGCGCCTGGCGCTGGCCGCCGTTCCCGGAATCGTCACCGAGGCCGCCTGGGCCGGCGGGGAAGTCCCGGCGGAGCACGCGATCCGCGGCTTCCACGGCGTCAGCCTGCTGCTGAAGGAGGAGGCGCCGACCGGCGCGATCCTGACCGACGTGCTCGGTTTCGACCGGGTCGGGCAGGAAGGATCGGTCGTCCGCTTCAAGGCCGAGGGCACTCCCGTCGGCGGCATCGTGGACATCCGGGTGGCGGGAGGCTTCCTGCCGGCACGGATGGGGGCCGGGTCGGTGCATCACGTCGCTTTCCGGGCCACCGACGATGCGGCGCAGGCCGCGATGGTCTCGCAGCTGGCGGGCAACCACGGCATCTGCACGACGGAGCAGAAGGACCGCAACTATTTCCGCTCGGTCTATTTCCGCGAGCCGGGCGGCGTGCTGTTCGAGATCGCGACCGACGAGCCGGGCTTCGCCGTCGACGAGCCGGCAACGGAGCTGGGCCGCTCGCTGAAGCTGCCGGACTTCCTGGAGCCGCGCCGGGCCTCGATCGAGGCCGTCCTGCCGGAAGTCGCCTGA
- a CDS encoding alpha/beta hydrolase, protein MTTALSFIHRFEPATAPGKPPILLLHGTGGDENDLMPLGGMIAPGSALLSPRGKVLEGGMPRFFRRLAEGVFDEADVRHRAHELADFVAAAREAHGLAAPVAVGFSNGANIAAAMLMLRPEALAGAVLLRAMVPLSDAPAAGGLGGKPVLLLSGAMDPIVPADNAARLAALLGAAGAEVEQKVLPAGHGLSQADVNLARDWIGRLAPASA, encoded by the coding sequence ATGACCACCGCCTTGTCCTTCATCCACCGGTTCGAACCCGCCACCGCGCCGGGGAAGCCGCCGATCCTGCTGCTCCACGGCACCGGCGGCGACGAGAACGACCTGATGCCCCTGGGCGGCATGATCGCTCCCGGCTCGGCCCTGCTGTCCCCGCGCGGCAAGGTGCTGGAGGGCGGCATGCCCCGGTTCTTCCGCCGCCTGGCGGAAGGCGTGTTCGACGAGGCGGACGTCCGGCACCGCGCCCATGAGCTTGCCGATTTCGTCGCCGCCGCGCGGGAGGCCCACGGTCTGGCGGCGCCGGTGGCGGTGGGCTTCTCCAACGGGGCGAACATCGCCGCCGCCATGCTGATGCTGCGGCCGGAGGCATTGGCCGGGGCCGTGCTGCTGCGGGCCATGGTGCCGCTGAGCGACGCACCGGCGGCGGGCGGGCTGGGGGGCAAACCGGTGCTTCTGCTCTCCGGCGCGATGGACCCGATCGTCCCGGCCGATAACGCCGCGCGTCTCGCGGCGCTGCTGGGCGCTGCCGGCGCCGAAGTCGAGCAGAAGGTCCTGCCGGCGGGGCACGGGCTGTCGCAGGCGGACGTCAACCTGGCCAGGGACTGGATCGGCCGGCTCGCCCCGGCCTCCGCCTAG
- a CDS encoding ring-cleaving dioxygenase gives MQLTGIHHLTAVSADAPGNHAFYTRTLGMRLVKKTVNQDDVSAYHLFYADALASPGSDITFFDWPVRRERRGNHSITRTGLRVAGQDTLAWWKRHFAETGVSHGEITERDGRPTLDFEDFEGQRLSLIDDGGAGAAHPWDRSPVPAEHQIRGLGPITMTVPDLKPTDLVLTRVLNMAQVRDYAAPDAPSSRVHVYSMGDGGAAAELHVAVRPDLPAAQPGAGSVHHVAFRIPDADYEAWADRLDRVRMPSSGPVDRFYFRSLYFREPNGVLFEIATDGPGFATDEALDALGEKLSLPPFLEGRRREIEANLKPL, from the coding sequence ATGCAGCTCACCGGAATCCATCACCTGACCGCCGTCTCGGCCGACGCGCCGGGCAACCATGCCTTCTATACGCGGACTTTGGGCATGCGGTTGGTCAAGAAGACTGTCAACCAGGACGACGTCAGCGCGTACCACCTGTTCTACGCGGACGCCCTCGCCTCCCCCGGCTCTGACATCACCTTTTTCGACTGGCCGGTCCGGCGCGAGCGGCGCGGCAACCACAGCATCACCCGCACCGGCCTTCGGGTCGCCGGTCAGGACACGCTGGCCTGGTGGAAGCGGCACTTCGCCGAAACCGGCGTCTCGCATGGGGAGATCACCGAGCGGGACGGCCGCCCGACCCTGGATTTCGAGGATTTCGAAGGACAGCGGCTGAGCCTGATCGATGACGGCGGAGCCGGTGCCGCCCATCCCTGGGACCGCAGCCCGGTCCCCGCGGAACATCAGATCCGGGGTCTGGGGCCGATCACGATGACCGTGCCGGACCTGAAGCCCACCGACCTGGTGCTGACCCGGGTGCTGAACATGGCGCAGGTCCGCGACTATGCGGCACCGGATGCGCCGTCGTCCCGCGTTCATGTCTATAGCATGGGCGACGGCGGGGCGGCTGCCGAACTCCACGTGGCGGTGCGGCCCGACCTCCCGGCGGCCCAGCCGGGCGCCGGGAGTGTCCACCACGTGGCGTTCCGCATCCCGGACGCGGATTATGAAGCCTGGGCCGACCGGTTGGACCGGGTGCGGATGCCGTCGAGCGGGCCGGTCGACCGCTTCTATTTCCGCAGCCTGTATTTCCGGGAGCCCAACGGCGTGCTGTTCGAGATCGCGACCGACGGTCCGGGCTTTGCGACCGACGAGGCGCTGGATGCGCTCGGCGAGAAGCTCTCCCTGCCTCCCTTCCTGGAAGGCCGGCGCAGGGAGATCGAAGCCAACCTGAAGCCGCTCTGA